In a genomic window of Streptomyces roseoviridis:
- a CDS encoding RNA methyltransferase encodes MAELITIDDPDDPRLRDYTGLTDVELRRRREPAEGLFIAEGEKVIRRARQAGYEMRSMLLSAKWVDAMRDVIDEVPAPVYAVQPDLAERVTGYHVHRGALASMQRKPLPDATELLGSARRVAVMESVNDHTNIGAIFRSAAALGMDAVLLSPDCADPLYRRSVKVSMGAVFSVPYSRLETWPRGLEAVREAGFKVLALTPAERATSIDEAAPHRLDRVALMLGAEGEGLSTQALRAADEWVRIPMAHGVDSLNVGAAAAVAFYAVTSGRPQP; translated from the coding sequence GTGGCCGAACTCATCACGATCGACGACCCCGACGACCCGCGTCTGCGCGACTACACCGGTCTGACCGATGTCGAGCTGCGCCGCAGACGCGAGCCCGCCGAGGGACTGTTCATCGCCGAGGGCGAGAAGGTGATCCGCCGCGCGAGGCAGGCGGGGTACGAGATGCGGTCGATGCTGCTGTCGGCCAAGTGGGTCGACGCGATGCGGGACGTGATCGACGAGGTCCCGGCCCCGGTGTACGCGGTGCAGCCCGACCTCGCCGAGCGGGTCACGGGCTATCACGTGCACCGCGGCGCCCTGGCGTCGATGCAGCGCAAACCGCTGCCGGACGCCACGGAACTGCTCGGCTCGGCCCGCCGGGTCGCGGTGATGGAGTCGGTGAACGACCACACCAACATCGGCGCGATCTTCCGCAGTGCGGCCGCTCTCGGCATGGACGCCGTGCTGCTCTCCCCGGACTGCGCCGATCCGCTCTACCGCCGGTCGGTGAAGGTGTCGATGGGTGCGGTGTTCTCGGTCCCGTACTCCCGTCTGGAGACCTGGCCGCGCGGTCTGGAGGCCGTACGGGAGGCGGGCTTCAAGGTCCTCGCGCTGACCCCTGCGGAGCGGGCCACCTCCATCGACGAGGCCGCTCCGCACCGGCTCGACCGGGTCGCGCTGATGCTGGGCGCGGAGGGCGAGGGCCTGTCGACGCAGGCGCTGCGCGCGGCGGACGAGTGGGTGCGCATTCCGATGGCGCACGGGGTCGACTCGCTGAACGTGGGCGCGGCGGCGGCCGTGGCGTTCTACGCGGTCACGAGCGGCCGCCCGCAGCCGTAG
- the cobA gene encoding uroporphyrinogen-III C-methyltransferase, giving the protein MAEHAVPAEHPAYPVGLRLAGRRVVVFGGGQVAQRRLPALIAAGASVTLISPSATPSVDAMAEAGEITWIKRRYEEGDLADAWYALVATTDPVANAAISAEAERTRTWCVRSDDAEAATAWTPATGHSEGVTVAVLTGHDPRRSAAVRDVVVEGLRDGSITAPSHRSRTPFVALVGGGPGDPDLITVRGRRLLAEADVVIADRLGPRDLLSELPPHVEVIDAAKIPYGRFMAQEAINNALIEHAKRGRSVVRLKGGDPFVFGRGMEEAQALAAEGIACTVVPGISSSISVPGAAGIPVTHRGVAHEFTVVSGHVAPDDPRSLVDWASLAKLTGTLVVLMGVDKIGKIAEALIAHGKSPDTPLALVQEGTTATQRRVDATLATVAETVKAEEVRPPAVIVIGDVVHEGPDKLVK; this is encoded by the coding sequence ATGGCCGAGCACGCCGTCCCCGCCGAGCACCCCGCCTACCCCGTCGGACTGCGCCTCGCCGGCCGCCGCGTCGTCGTGTTCGGCGGCGGCCAGGTCGCCCAGCGCCGGCTCCCGGCCCTCATCGCGGCGGGAGCGTCGGTCACCCTGATCTCCCCCTCCGCCACGCCGTCCGTGGACGCGATGGCCGAGGCCGGGGAGATCACCTGGATCAAGCGCCGTTACGAGGAAGGGGACCTGGCCGACGCCTGGTACGCCCTCGTCGCGACCACCGACCCGGTGGCGAACGCCGCCATCTCCGCCGAGGCCGAGCGGACCCGCACCTGGTGCGTGCGCTCCGACGACGCCGAGGCGGCCACGGCCTGGACGCCGGCCACCGGCCACAGCGAGGGCGTGACCGTCGCGGTCCTCACGGGCCACGACCCGCGCCGCTCGGCGGCCGTCCGGGACGTCGTCGTCGAGGGCCTCCGCGACGGCTCGATCACGGCTCCCTCCCACCGCTCCCGCACCCCGTTCGTCGCCCTGGTCGGCGGCGGCCCGGGGGACCCGGACCTCATCACCGTCCGGGGCCGCCGGCTCCTCGCCGAGGCGGACGTCGTCATCGCGGACCGCCTGGGCCCGCGCGACCTGCTCTCGGAGCTCCCTCCGCACGTGGAGGTGATCGACGCGGCGAAGATCCCGTACGGCCGTTTCATGGCCCAGGAGGCCATCAACAACGCGCTGATCGAGCACGCCAAGCGGGGCAGGTCCGTCGTCCGCCTCAAGGGTGGCGACCCGTTCGTCTTCGGCCGCGGCATGGAGGAGGCCCAGGCGTTGGCCGCCGAGGGCATCGCCTGCACCGTGGTGCCGGGCATCTCCAGCTCGATCTCGGTGCCGGGTGCCGCCGGGATCCCCGTCACGCACCGCGGTGTGGCGCACGAGTTCACGGTGGTCAGCGGCCACGTGGCCCCGGACGACCCGCGTTCCCTGGTGGACTGGGCTTCCCTGGCGAAGCTCACCGGGACCCTGGTCGTCCTGATGGGCGTCGACAAGATCGGAAAGATCGCGGAGGCGCTGATCGCCCACGGCAAGTCGCCGGACACGCCCCTGGCCCTGGTCCAGGAGGGCACCACGGCCACCCAGCGCCGCGTCGACGCGACGCTGGCGACGGTCGCCGAGACCGTGAAGGCCGAGGAGGTCCGCCCGCCGGCGGTCATCGTCATCGGCGACGTGGTGCACGAGGGCCCCGACAAGCTGGTGAAGTAA